The proteins below are encoded in one region of Sulfitobacter sp. SK012:
- a CDS encoding primosomal protein N': protein MQFTAWGSILTLPEFFDQGDLVAVLSTQPLGRALDYKAPEGGCRPGAFVEVPLGPRKVLGVVWGPGAGDYDYAKVRSVIRVLDAPPMRDELRVFLRRAADYTLTPMPAMLRLATRAPGLGDPPSMRKVYRRGGKEPTRMTDARAQVLEVLEAYGDLSFTLKELADMAGVTASVVKGLVAQGAVDEHDSPRDLPFPPLDPSLPGKELTADQAAGAVLLEKAVKSEVYGTTLLRGVTGSGKTEVYLEAVAAALSAGRQALVLLPEIALTAEFLTRVEARFGAKPAEWHSGVTMTERRRIWRMVGQGNAQLVIGARSALFLPFQNLGLIVVDEEHDTSYKQEDGVLYNARDMAVLRASICGAHVVLASATPSLESWANAEAGKYTRLELSSRYGPAVMPQMGAIDMRTEGLPSDRWISPQLKAEVDVRLERGEQAMLFINRRGYAPVTLCRACGHQIGCDHCDARMVEHRYLKRLVCHQCGESKAMPEACPSCDAEGRLAAVGPGVERLGEEATALWPDARVATLSSDMYGSARALKAEIAGIAQGTADIIIGTQLVAKGHNFPNLTLVGVIDADLGLMGSDLRAAERTFQLMRQVAGRAGRADKPGAALLQTYQPEHPVIRAILAGNEEQFWKAEAQERQQAGVPPYGRMAGIILSGPDVAQVFDAGNMLARNDRALREIGAQVFGPAPAPIARVRGRHRVRLLVKAEKSVPLQEALARWIGQLRLKGDMRVAVDIDPQSFY, encoded by the coding sequence ATGCAATTCACTGCTTGGGGCTCCATTTTGACGCTGCCGGAATTTTTTGACCAGGGCGACCTTGTTGCTGTGCTGAGTACGCAGCCTTTGGGCCGTGCGCTGGATTACAAAGCACCTGAGGGCGGCTGCCGTCCGGGCGCGTTCGTTGAAGTGCCGTTGGGTCCGCGCAAGGTGCTCGGTGTGGTTTGGGGGCCGGGGGCTGGTGATTATGATTATGCCAAGGTGCGCTCGGTCATACGGGTGTTGGATGCGCCGCCCATGCGGGACGAACTGCGCGTGTTTTTGCGCCGGGCGGCCGATTATACATTGACCCCGATGCCTGCGATGTTGCGGCTTGCGACCCGTGCGCCGGGGTTGGGGGATCCACCCTCGATGCGCAAAGTTTACCGGCGTGGGGGCAAAGAGCCGACGCGTATGACGGATGCCCGTGCACAGGTGCTAGAAGTGTTGGAAGCGTATGGTGACCTGTCGTTTACGCTTAAGGAACTCGCCGATATGGCGGGGGTGACGGCCTCGGTTGTCAAAGGGCTGGTGGCGCAAGGTGCCGTGGATGAACATGACAGCCCGCGGGATCTACCGTTTCCGCCGCTTGACCCTTCGTTGCCCGGCAAGGAGCTGACTGCGGATCAGGCTGCAGGGGCGGTGCTTTTGGAAAAGGCAGTAAAGTCAGAAGTATACGGGACGACCTTACTGCGGGGCGTGACGGGATCTGGCAAGACAGAGGTATATCTGGAAGCGGTCGCGGCTGCATTGTCAGCGGGTCGGCAAGCGTTGGTTTTACTGCCAGAGATCGCGTTAACGGCTGAGTTCTTGACCCGTGTCGAAGCGCGCTTTGGCGCGAAACCCGCGGAGTGGCACTCGGGTGTCACCATGACCGAGCGCCGACGGATATGGCGGATGGTGGGCCAAGGAAACGCGCAATTGGTTATTGGTGCGCGGTCGGCGCTGTTTTTACCGTTTCAGAACCTTGGGTTGATCGTGGTCGATGAGGAACACGACACATCCTACAAACAAGAAGACGGCGTGCTTTATAACGCGCGCGACATGGCAGTGCTGCGCGCGTCGATCTGTGGGGCTCATGTCGTATTGGCCTCTGCCACGCCGTCGCTAGAAAGTTGGGCGAATGCCGAAGCGGGCAAATACACCCGGCTGGAGCTGTCGTCGCGGTATGGTCCGGCCGTTATGCCCCAGATGGGCGCGATCGATATGCGCACAGAAGGATTACCGTCGGACCGTTGGATATCGCCGCAGCTAAAGGCCGAAGTCGACGTTCGGCTGGAGCGCGGCGAGCAGGCGATGCTGTTTATTAACCGACGTGGCTATGCGCCGGTGACGCTGTGCCGGGCCTGCGGCCATCAAATTGGGTGTGATCATTGCGATGCGCGCATGGTTGAGCACCGCTACCTCAAGCGTCTGGTTTGCCACCAATGTGGTGAGAGCAAAGCAATGCCGGAGGCGTGCCCGTCATGTGATGCCGAAGGGCGGCTCGCGGCAGTTGGTCCTGGCGTCGAAAGGCTAGGCGAAGAAGCGACAGCGCTTTGGCCTGATGCGCGCGTGGCCACGCTGAGCTCAGACATGTACGGGTCTGCTCGGGCGCTAAAGGCCGAAATCGCAGGGATCGCGCAGGGGACTGCTGATATCATCATTGGCACGCAACTGGTTGCGAAGGGACACAATTTCCCCAATCTGACGCTGGTGGGCGTGATTGATGCGGATCTTGGGCTGATGGGTTCGGATTTGCGCGCGGCTGAGCGGACCTTTCAGTTGATGCGGCAAGTGGCAGGTCGGGCAGGGCGCGCGGACAAGCCGGGTGCTGCGCTGCTGCAGACCTACCAGCCTGAACATCCCGTAATTCGCGCCATTCTTGCGGGCAACGAGGAGCAATTTTGGAAAGCCGAAGCTCAGGAACGCCAGCAGGCCGGTGTGCCGCCTTATGGGCGGATGGCGGGAATCATCCTAAGTGGGCCAGACGTGGCGCAGGTGTTTGATGCAGGCAATATGCTGGCACGCAATGATAGGGCGTTGCGCGAGATTGGTGCGCAGGTTTTTGGACCCGCACCTGCGCCAATTGCACGGGTGCGCGGACGGCATCGAGTTCGGTTGCTGGTCAAGGCAGAGAAATCGGTGCCGTTGCAAGAGGCTCTGGCACGCTGGATCGGACAGTTGCGCCTGAAAGGCGATATGCGGGTGGCAGTCGATATTGACCCGCAGAGCTTTTATTAA
- a CDS encoding MFS transporter: MTQYVTLEDAKHQPFWRRPIALLFLMALAMPVAFNVWSALLNNFVIEVAGFDGSDIGLLHTIREIPGFLAVGVIAIIIFVREQVLGLVSLILLGVATAVTAWFPSMTGILTITMLSSIGFHYYETVNQSLQLQWLKIEDAPRMIGWLMAAGSAATLVAYLAIIALWETLSLSYNAVYMIGGMATVLIAVFGLLAYPQFEAPTPQIKKMVLRKRYWLYYALQFMSGARRQIFVVFAGFMMVERFGYEVHEITTLYLINLVANIIFAPLMGKAVGYFGERRALGFEYLGLVIVFLAYGGVYYLGWGVLIAAILYVLDHMFFALALALKTYFQKIADPADIAPTAAVAFTINHIAAVFLPVGLGLLWLVSPAAVFFLAAAMAGVSFALAMLIPRHPSPGNETVLSARRTRAA, encoded by the coding sequence ATGACCCAATATGTTACACTTGAGGATGCCAAGCATCAGCCGTTCTGGCGTAGGCCGATTGCGCTTTTGTTTCTTATGGCGCTGGCGATGCCAGTGGCGTTTAACGTCTGGTCGGCGCTTCTCAACAACTTTGTCATTGAGGTGGCAGGCTTTGATGGGTCGGATATTGGGCTGTTGCACACGATCCGCGAAATCCCCGGATTTTTGGCTGTTGGCGTTATTGCGATCATCATATTTGTGCGCGAGCAGGTCTTGGGGTTGGTATCGCTAATCCTGTTGGGCGTGGCGACGGCAGTGACGGCGTGGTTTCCATCGATGACGGGTATCTTGACGATCACCATGCTCAGCTCGATCGGGTTTCATTATTATGAGACGGTCAATCAGTCGCTGCAATTGCAGTGGCTCAAGATCGAGGATGCGCCGCGCATGATCGGCTGGCTTATGGCCGCGGGATCTGCGGCGACGCTGGTCGCGTATTTGGCAATCATCGCCCTCTGGGAGACGCTGAGCCTAAGCTATAACGCGGTCTATATGATCGGCGGCATGGCGACGGTGCTGATCGCTGTATTTGGGCTGCTTGCCTATCCACAATTCGAGGCTCCGACCCCGCAGATCAAGAAGATGGTGCTGCGCAAACGCTATTGGCTCTACTATGCTTTGCAGTTCATGTCTGGCGCGCGGCGGCAGATATTCGTGGTCTTTGCCGGCTTCATGATGGTCGAACGATTTGGCTACGAAGTGCATGAAATCACAACGCTTTACCTGATAAATTTGGTCGCCAACATTATCTTTGCCCCGCTGATGGGCAAGGCGGTGGGCTATTTCGGTGAGCGACGCGCGCTGGGGTTCGAATATCTGGGGCTGGTGATCGTATTTCTGGCTTATGGTGGCGTTTACTATCTGGGTTGGGGTGTTTTGATCGCGGCCATTCTTTATGTCCTGGATCACATGTTCTTTGCCCTCGCATTGGCACTCAAAACCTATTTTCAAAAGATCGCGGACCCGGCTGATATCGCGCCCACGGCGGCGGTTGCCTTCACGATTAATCACATCGCAGCGGTGTTCTTGCCTGTGGGCTTGGGCCTGTTGTGGTTGGTTTCACCGGCGGCAGTGTTTTTTCTGGCAGCAGCGATGGCGGGGGTTTCGTTTGCCTTAGCAATGCTGATCCCGCGCCATCCGTCTCCGGGAAACGAAACCGTGCTGAGCGCGCGCCGCACCCGCGCGGCCTAG
- a CDS encoding MATE family efflux transporter has protein sequence MGHVVRMTATGAVGITFVFLVDAAGLLWISQLGDPRLVAAIGFAFAIQYFSVSFGVGLMIAATAMISRSIGVGDRALSRRQAGAAIVVAACIQAVVALVVIALRHPLVEMAGATGETARLAARYLAITMPSLVLMSVGLVCSGALRAEGLGAKAMYVTMFSGMVLMVLDPVLIVWMGLGLDGAGIGVALFRCCLLGLGIYFAGVQNQLVSFPNLADVKVLTRPYLMIALPAIASQLSTPAGNYLLTIEMAPFGDDAVAAWAVVGRLTVVVFGGIFALSGAIGGIFGQNFGAGNYDRLRSAYRDALVFCFIYTLVAWGLLLAAMPYVIDLFGLVGQGAEVLQAFALIGVGGFIFFGALFVSNAAFNNLGRPAWSTLVNWTKDGVLSWPAAAAFAGIYGAPGVIYGQAAAGIVVGTLSAIWGWYFVRGLSAQNAAALDPAAPRPYPNPDRHRSR, from the coding sequence ATGGGTCATGTGGTTCGGATGACGGCTACTGGTGCGGTTGGGATTACCTTCGTTTTCTTGGTCGATGCCGCGGGACTTCTGTGGATTTCACAATTGGGCGACCCACGTCTGGTGGCGGCCATAGGGTTTGCTTTTGCGATCCAGTATTTCTCGGTCTCGTTTGGTGTTGGGCTGATGATTGCGGCAACAGCGATGATTTCGCGCAGTATTGGCGTCGGAGATCGCGCGTTGTCACGGCGTCAGGCAGGGGCAGCGATTGTCGTGGCGGCCTGCATTCAGGCAGTGGTGGCATTGGTTGTGATCGCATTGCGTCATCCGCTGGTCGAGATGGCGGGGGCCACGGGCGAAACAGCGCGGCTGGCTGCGCGGTACTTGGCGATAACCATGCCGTCGTTGGTGCTGATGTCTGTTGGGTTGGTCTGCTCGGGTGCCCTGCGCGCCGAGGGGTTAGGGGCCAAGGCGATGTACGTCACGATGTTTTCGGGGATGGTGTTGATGGTGCTTGATCCGGTCCTGATCGTCTGGATGGGATTGGGCCTTGATGGGGCGGGAATTGGCGTTGCGCTCTTTCGCTGTTGCCTGCTGGGTTTGGGTATTTATTTTGCTGGCGTGCAAAACCAGTTGGTCAGCTTTCCTAACCTAGCGGATGTGAAAGTGTTGACGCGGCCTTACCTTATGATCGCGCTGCCGGCGATCGCCAGTCAACTCAGCACACCTGCAGGCAATTATTTGCTGACCATCGAAATGGCACCGTTTGGCGATGACGCCGTCGCGGCCTGGGCCGTTGTGGGGCGGCTGACCGTTGTGGTCTTTGGTGGGATATTTGCGCTCTCGGGGGCGATTGGCGGCATTTTTGGGCAGAACTTTGGCGCTGGAAATTATGACCGGCTGCGCAGCGCTTACCGCGATGCATTGGTGTTTTGCTTTATCTATACACTTGTGGCTTGGGGGCTGTTGTTGGCGGCAATGCCCTATGTGATCGACCTTTTTGGCCTCGTTGGACAAGGGGCCGAGGTTTTGCAGGCCTTCGCCCTGATCGGCGTAGGTGGTTTTATCTTTTTTGGTGCACTTTTTGTCAGCAACGCTGCGTTTAACAATCTGGGCCGGCCGGCGTGGTCTACGCTGGTGAACTGGACCAAGGATGGCGTCCTCAGCTGGCCTGCGGCGGCTGCGTTTGCGGGTATTTATGGCGCGCCAGGCGTAATCTATGGGCAGGCCGCAGCAGGGATCGTTGTTGGTACGCTTTCTGCGATTTGGGGCTGGTATTTCGTCCGCGGCCTAAGTGCGCAAAACGCAGCAGCGCTTGACCCGGCCGCGCCACGGCCCTACCCGAACCCTGATAGACATCGGAGCCGTTGA
- a CDS encoding 50S ribosomal protein L11 methyltransferase, which translates to MTTYTALTTLPGRDPAYALGEAMEELTPEPTGVGVFEVEDGSGLWEVGGYFEEAPDAIVLDLLAAAMGAKPFTISELPETDWVAHVRRELAPVEAGRFFVYGSHDADKVPQDCEPLLIEAAMAFGTGHHGTTLGCLRALDRLAQDGFVGKNVVDIGCGTAVLAMAAARIWPDTVLASDIDEVAVDVARANVTANQLDGRVSCAEAAGFDHPELAAAAPFDLIFANILKGPLVALAPDMATALQPGGYAILSGILNEQADEVIRVYAQSEINLVHKESIGDWTTLMLRK; encoded by the coding sequence ATGACCACCTACACTGCCCTCACTACTCTTCCTGGCCGCGACCCCGCATATGCGCTTGGCGAGGCAATGGAAGAACTCACGCCTGAACCGACCGGCGTTGGTGTTTTTGAGGTCGAGGATGGGTCGGGCCTTTGGGAAGTTGGCGGGTATTTCGAAGAAGCCCCTGATGCCATCGTGCTGGATCTTCTGGCTGCGGCGATGGGGGCTAAGCCTTTTACCATCTCAGAGCTGCCAGAAACCGATTGGGTTGCCCATGTTCGCCGTGAATTGGCCCCTGTCGAAGCGGGACGGTTTTTCGTCTATGGCAGCCACGACGCCGATAAAGTGCCACAAGATTGCGAGCCTCTGCTGATTGAGGCCGCGATGGCGTTTGGTACGGGCCACCACGGCACAACGCTGGGGTGCTTGCGTGCGCTAGACCGTTTGGCGCAGGATGGATTTGTTGGGAAAAATGTTGTTGATATCGGCTGTGGCACGGCCGTGTTGGCGATGGCAGCTGCACGGATTTGGCCGGATACGGTCCTAGCAAGCGACATTGATGAAGTCGCGGTGGATGTGGCGCGGGCCAATGTGACTGCGAACCAGTTAGATGGGCGCGTGTCTTGCGCTGAGGCGGCAGGTTTCGATCATCCTGAACTGGCGGCGGCAGCGCCGTTTGATTTGATCTTTGCCAATATTCTCAAAGGGCCGCTGGTGGCGTTGGCCCCAGATATGGCGACGGCACTGCAGCCGGGTGGTTATGCGATTCTCTCGGGGATTCTGAACGAACAGGCGGATGAGGTAATTCGCGTTTATGCACAGTCTGAGATCAATCTAGTGCATAAAGAGAGCATTGGTGACTGGACGACGCTAATGCTCCGAAAGTGA
- a CDS encoding DUF1127 domain-containing protein → MASFDTTRPTYDSAPVAARFFGIFGRAFGSMIEWNDARVTRNALSALTDRELEDIGLYRSDIDRIAGFTLIH, encoded by the coding sequence ATGGCTTCATTTGACACCACTCGCCCCACATACGACTCAGCACCTGTTGCAGCTCGTTTCTTTGGCATTTTCGGCCGCGCATTCGGCTCCATGATCGAATGGAACGATGCACGCGTAACCCGCAATGCTCTGTCCGCGCTGACCGACCGTGAGCTCGAAGACATCGGCTTGTACCGCTCAGACATCGACCGGATTGCCGGGTTCACTCTGATTCACTAA
- the ruvC gene encoding crossover junction endodeoxyribonuclease RuvC yields the protein MRVIGIDPGLRNLGWGVIDVAGSKLSHVANGVCVSEGVDLASRLLSLHGQLTRVMATYRPQAAAVEKTFVNKDGAGTLKLGQARGIAMLVPAQAGLVVGEYAPNSVKKTVVGVGHADKGQVAHMVRMQLPGVDIAGPDAADALAVAICHAHHGGASSLAQAVARAGA from the coding sequence ATACGGGTGATTGGCATTGATCCGGGGCTGCGCAACCTTGGTTGGGGCGTGATAGATGTGGCGGGCAGCAAACTGAGTCACGTCGCGAACGGCGTATGTGTCTCAGAAGGGGTGGATTTGGCCTCGCGACTTTTATCGCTGCATGGGCAATTGACCCGTGTGATGGCGACATATCGGCCTCAGGCCGCAGCGGTCGAGAAAACATTTGTAAACAAGGATGGGGCAGGGACGCTAAAGCTCGGTCAGGCGCGCGGCATTGCGATGCTCGTTCCAGCGCAGGCCGGGCTGGTTGTTGGAGAATACGCGCCCAACTCCGTCAAGAAGACGGTCGTAGGCGTTGGTCACGCAGACAAGGGCCAGGTCGCGCATATGGTGCGGATGCAATTGCCGGGCGTGGATATTGCCGGACCAGATGCGGCGGACGCCTTGGCGGTTGCGATTTGCCATGCGCATCACGGCGGCGCTTCAAGTCTCGCGCAAGCTGTGGCGAGGGCTGGCGCATGA
- the ruvA gene encoding Holliday junction branch migration protein RuvA: MIGKLTGRIDYRAIDHVLIDVRGVGYLVYCSERTLAGLPGVGEVTALFTDVLVREDVLQLFGFQTLAEKEWHRLLTSVQGVGAKASLAILGALGPDGVSRAIALGDWNAVKVAKGVGPKIAQRVVLDLKDKAPSVMAMGGTLAEANGDADAEVIEVAAPTTKPRARAPNASAQAEALSALANLGYGPGDAAGAVAQAAGEIPDADTPTLIRAALKLLAPKA; encoded by the coding sequence ATGATTGGCAAGCTGACGGGGCGCATTGACTACCGCGCTATTGATCATGTGCTGATCGACGTACGCGGCGTCGGCTATCTGGTTTATTGCTCTGAAAGGACGTTGGCAGGATTGCCCGGTGTTGGAGAGGTCACGGCGCTTTTCACTGATGTGCTGGTGCGCGAAGACGTCCTGCAGCTTTTTGGCTTTCAAACCCTTGCCGAAAAGGAATGGCATCGGTTGCTCACATCTGTTCAAGGGGTCGGCGCCAAGGCGTCGTTGGCCATCCTAGGTGCGCTGGGCCCTGATGGGGTCAGCCGGGCGATTGCGCTGGGCGATTGGAATGCGGTGAAGGTTGCAAAAGGCGTTGGCCCAAAGATTGCGCAGCGTGTGGTACTGGACCTCAAGGACAAGGCCCCGTCTGTAATGGCCATGGGCGGTACTTTGGCCGAGGCGAATGGCGACGCGGACGCCGAAGTGATTGAGGTTGCCGCACCGACGACTAAGCCGCGCGCGCGGGCCCCGAATGCCTCGGCCCAAGCTGAGGCGCTGTCAGCGCTTGCCAATTTGGGTTACGGGCCGGGTGATGCCGCAGGTGCCGTTGCACAGGCTGCGGGCGAAATACCTGATGCTGATACGCCCACGTTGATCCGCGCGGCGTTGAAACTTCTGGCTCCAAAGGCGTAG
- the ruvB gene encoding Holliday junction branch migration DNA helicase RuvB, which produces MTQIDPTVRPQPLAEDAAPEFDRALRPQMLSEFVGQAEARSNLSVFIQSARQRGEAMDHTLFHGPPGLGKTTLAQIMARELGVGFRMTSGPVLAKAGDLAAILTNLEARDVLFIDEIHRLNPAVEEVLYPALEDFELDLVIGEGPAARTVRIELQPFTLVGATTRMGLLTTPLRDRFGIPTRLQFYTEDELFIIVDRNARKLGAPADEGGAREIARRARGTPRIAGRLLRRVVDFAVVEGDGRVSQELADMALTRLGVDHLGLDGADRRYLTLIAENYQGGPVGIETLSAALSESRDALEEVIEPFLLQQGLIQRTPRGRMLAAKAWTHLGMAPPKSRTDLFGA; this is translated from the coding sequence ATGACCCAAATTGACCCTACCGTGCGGCCACAGCCGTTGGCCGAAGACGCCGCGCCGGAATTTGACCGTGCACTCAGACCGCAGATGCTGTCGGAATTCGTCGGCCAAGCCGAGGCGCGCTCGAATCTGAGTGTGTTCATCCAATCTGCCCGCCAGCGCGGTGAGGCGATGGATCACACGCTGTTTCATGGCCCACCCGGATTGGGCAAGACGACGCTGGCACAGATCATGGCGCGCGAACTGGGCGTGGGGTTCCGCATGACCTCGGGGCCGGTTTTGGCCAAGGCCGGGGATTTGGCGGCGATCCTGACAAACCTCGAAGCGCGCGATGTCCTGTTTATCGACGAAATCCACCGGCTGAACCCGGCCGTCGAAGAAGTGCTCTATCCCGCTCTTGAAGATTTTGAGTTGGATTTGGTGATTGGCGAAGGACCCGCCGCACGCACTGTTCGGATTGAGCTTCAGCCCTTTACGCTTGTTGGGGCCACAACGCGAATGGGCTTGCTGACGACGCCTCTGCGCGACCGTTTTGGCATCCCAACCCGGTTGCAGTTCTATACAGAGGATGAGCTTTTTATCATTGTGGACCGCAACGCGCGCAAATTGGGGGCACCCGCAGATGAGGGCGGTGCACGCGAGATTGCCCGCCGTGCACGCGGCACGCCGCGGATCGCCGGGCGGCTTTTGCGACGGGTTGTGGATTTCGCGGTTGTCGAAGGCGACGGGCGTGTGAGCCAAGAGCTGGCCGATATGGCGCTGACCCGGCTTGGCGTCGATCATCTGGGTTTGGACGGGGCAGACCGGCGTTATCTGACATTGATTGCAGAGAACTACCAAGGTGGGCCCGTGGGCATTGAGACACTGTCAGCAGCGCTATCGGAAAGCCGTGATGCACTAGAAGAGGTGATTGAGCCCTTCTTGCTGCAGCAAGGTCTGATCCAGCGCACGCCGCGTGGTCGGATGTTGGCGGCCAAGGCTTGGACGCATTTGGGAATGGCACCCCCCAAATCGCGAACAGACCTGTTTGGAGCTTAG
- the ybgC gene encoding tol-pal system-associated acyl-CoA thioesterase, producing MTHQLAIRVYYEDTDMAGIVYYANYLRYIERARSDWVREIGIDQLEMKAQGVVFAVRRVEADYVAPARFDDELVVRTMLASITPARMVMDQEVWRGETLLFAAKVTIVCIGAAGRPARLPAKLRLMKT from the coding sequence ATGACACACCAACTTGCGATCCGGGTGTACTATGAAGACACTGACATGGCGGGGATCGTCTATTACGCCAACTATCTGCGTTATATTGAACGAGCACGCAGCGATTGGGTGCGCGAGATCGGGATTGATCAGCTTGAGATGAAGGCGCAAGGCGTGGTCTTTGCTGTGCGCCGGGTTGAGGCCGATTATGTTGCCCCTGCACGGTTCGACGATGAGCTGGTTGTGCGCACCATGCTTGCCAGTATCACACCGGCACGGATGGTGATGGACCAAGAAGTGTGGCGCGGCGAGACGCTGCTGTTTGCCGCAAAGGTGACAATTGTGTGCATCGGGGCGGCCGGCCGACCCGCCCGGTTGCCAGCAAAACTCCGCTTAATGAAAACGTGA
- the tolQ gene encoding protein TolQ, producing the protein MQTALIAAQVGGNITVWSMFAEATFLVKLVMIGLIMASFWSWAIIVRKLRQCRTARADAAKFDQAFWSGEPLDGLFDSIGADPSGSSEKIFAAGMVEWRRSHREDGGLIPGASARIDRSMDVAIAKEAEALQKGLPVLATVGSTAPFVGLFGTVFGIMNAFIEIAEQQNTNLAVVAPGIAEALLATGMGLMAAIPAVVFYNKLSADSDRILGGYEAFADEFATILSRQLDS; encoded by the coding sequence ATGCAGACAGCACTGATAGCAGCCCAAGTTGGCGGCAACATTACCGTTTGGTCGATGTTTGCCGAGGCGACGTTCCTTGTGAAACTAGTAATGATTGGCCTGATAATGGCGTCATTCTGGTCTTGGGCGATCATTGTGCGCAAACTGCGCCAATGCCGTACAGCCCGAGCAGATGCTGCAAAGTTCGATCAAGCGTTTTGGTCAGGTGAGCCTTTGGACGGCCTGTTCGACAGCATCGGTGCTGACCCATCAGGATCCTCCGAGAAAATATTCGCGGCCGGCATGGTTGAATGGCGCAGATCACACCGTGAAGACGGCGGGTTGATCCCTGGGGCCTCGGCGCGCATCGACCGCAGTATGGATGTCGCAATCGCCAAAGAGGCCGAGGCGCTGCAAAAAGGACTGCCGGTTCTAGCGACCGTCGGCTCAACCGCGCCGTTTGTCGGTCTGTTCGGAACGGTTTTCGGGATTATGAACGCCTTTATCGAAATCGCAGAGCAGCAAAACACCAACCTTGCCGTTGTGGCACCGGGCATTGCCGAAGCGCTTTTGGCCACCGGCATGGGGTTGATGGCGGCGATCCCGGCGGTCGTATTCTACAACAAGCTCAGTGCAGATAGTGACCGTATCTTGGGTGGCTATGAGGCATTCGCCGATGAGTTTGCCACTATCCTCAGCCGCCAGTTGGACAGCTGA
- the tolR gene encoding protein TolR translates to MGAGVIRKQGGGGRGRRRGRSQPMAEINVTPFVDVMLVLLIIFMVAAPLLTVGVPVELPKSAASALPAEQEEPLTVTITAEGSVQIQTTETPREELIVKLRAVAAEREGDRVFLRADGRVPYSEVMEIMGALNAGGFSNIGLVTDIGGPTLDGTGN, encoded by the coding sequence ATGGGGGCAGGGGTTATCAGAAAACAAGGTGGCGGTGGACGCGGACGGCGTCGGGGCCGCAGCCAACCCATGGCAGAGATCAACGTCACGCCATTTGTCGATGTGATGCTGGTGCTGCTGATTATCTTTATGGTCGCGGCACCTCTGTTGACGGTGGGCGTGCCGGTTGAGCTGCCCAAATCGGCAGCATCCGCATTGCCAGCGGAACAAGAAGAGCCGCTAACAGTCACGATTACTGCCGAAGGGTCGGTGCAAATCCAGACCACTGAAACCCCACGCGAAGAGCTGATTGTCAAACTGCGTGCGGTGGCTGCTGAACGTGAAGGTGACCGCGTGTTCTTGCGCGCAGATGGCCGCGTACCTTATTCAGAGGTGATGGAGATCATGGGCGCGCTCAATGCGGGTGGGTTTTCCAACATTGGCCTCGTGACGGATATTGGTGGCCCAACGCTGGACGGCACGGGGAACTAA